One Lactobacillus sp. CBA3606 DNA segment encodes these proteins:
- a CDS encoding MFS transporter, producing MTKRHRKTLSLSLYLNYFVHGLGLIILTQNMQALSHHWQTPIETVSYVISGIGIGRLLAYFIFGQLSDRYGRKVFVNLGMLSYFIFFLGMAFVRDSQVAYGLAILAGIANSALDAGTYPTFMELNGNQGASNVLLKAFMSAGEFLLPLLIASLETAHLWYGWSFMVAAFILSLNFWQLNRQKFPPKNQASAAVVKTSAPLSRLRRWLATIGLAGYGYTSMALMILYTQWISLFVTRELNYSSITAHLLLSLYSIGSISGVVLIFMSLRWGVAETKLLIGLNLGAFSALLVVCFTTWPWLSMVATFIFGFTAAGGSMQIGLNLLLKLYPQAKGRVMGLFFTLGSVASFTIPLITGWLSKQHIGRAMRFDLVISLVGVGLVLLAIWALGPQQSLVQQRHRINRIDHHLVSLLNQRFDAVTTIGGLKQQAQLPVLDAKREDQVLARIAKQSRSAAQTPYLQAIYREIMLNSRTYQQVEPIKIMKTQEDLTHD from the coding sequence ATGACTAAGCGCCATCGTAAAACGTTATCACTAAGCTTGTATTTAAATTACTTTGTCCACGGGTTGGGATTGATTATTTTAACGCAGAATATGCAAGCACTGAGCCATCATTGGCAAACCCCAATCGAAACGGTTTCTTATGTTATTTCAGGAATTGGGATTGGTCGGTTATTAGCTTATTTCATATTTGGGCAATTATCTGATCGATACGGTCGCAAAGTTTTCGTTAATTTAGGGATGTTAAGTTATTTTATCTTTTTCTTAGGAATGGCCTTTGTGCGCGATAGTCAAGTGGCCTATGGCTTAGCGATATTGGCTGGGATTGCTAATTCGGCCCTTGATGCCGGTACTTATCCGACCTTCATGGAATTGAATGGCAATCAAGGTGCATCCAATGTGTTGTTAAAAGCATTCATGTCGGCCGGTGAATTTTTATTACCGCTGTTGATTGCGTCATTGGAAACGGCTCATTTATGGTATGGCTGGTCTTTCATGGTTGCCGCATTTATTTTGAGCCTTAATTTTTGGCAGTTAAATCGACAAAAATTTCCGCCAAAGAATCAAGCCTCAGCAGCAGTCGTTAAGACTAGTGCACCGTTATCAAGATTACGCCGTTGGCTAGCAACTATCGGTTTAGCTGGCTATGGTTACACCTCGATGGCATTAATGATTTTATATACGCAATGGATTAGCTTGTTTGTGACTCGTGAACTGAACTATTCGTCAATTACCGCGCACTTATTGTTGTCGCTTTATAGTATTGGGTCAATCAGTGGGGTTGTGCTCATCTTTATGAGTTTACGTTGGGGTGTCGCTGAAACAAAGCTATTGATTGGCTTGAATCTCGGCGCATTCAGCGCATTATTGGTGGTTTGTTTCACTACTTGGCCGTGGTTATCAATGGTGGCAACGTTTATCTTTGGGTTTACAGCGGCTGGTGGTAGCATGCAAATCGGCTTAAATTTGTTGCTTAAATTATATCCACAAGCTAAAGGTCGTGTGATGGGGCTATTCTTTACGCTCGGTAGTGTTGCCTCTTTTACGATTCCGTTGATAACCGGGTGGCTTTCAAAACAGCACATTGGTCGTGCGATGCGGTTTGATTTAGTCATTAGTCTGGTCGGCGTGGGTTTGGTCTTACTCGCAATCTGGGCTTTAGGGCCACAGCAGTCACTAGTACAGCAACGTCACCGGATTAATCGAATTGACCACCACTTGGTTAGTTTGTTGAACCAACGATTTGATGCTGTCACAACGATTGGCGGGTTAAAGCAACAGGCGCAGTTACCAGTATTGGATGCTAAACGCGAAGATCAAGTGTTAGCCCGAATTGCCAAACAGAGTCGCTCAGCAGCACAAACGCCGTACTTACAAGCAATTTACCGAGAAATTATGCTGAATTCGCGTACGTATCAACAAGTAGAACCTATTAAAATAATGAAGACTCAGGAGGACTTAACACATGATTGA
- the aroC gene encoding chorismate synthase gives MIDYMTAGESHGPQLTGILTGIPAGLSIDVDQINAGLEERQGGFGRGNRQQIEHDMVTITGGLRHGVTLGSPLALVIQNRDHAHWHEIMNPISPATNDNTLRRVTRPRPGHADLVGGMKYGHRDLRNVLERSSARETAMRVAIGQICKQLLGQLGIELVGYVQQIGPIMTTSQSLSVAELTKQIKKNDLRLVDQTKVAASHDLITATKKAGDTLGGVIRVVATNVPAGLGSYATWNTKLDGQLAAAVMGVNAIKGVEIGDGFIAADQYGSQVMDAIDWQADTGWSRLTNHLGGFEGGMTNGMPIVIKAAMKPIPTLYRPLQSVDIQTKVVKKASVERSDTTAIVPAAVVVESVVAIELVRVLTATFDGSNLTRLQQMLQNYRAELQAY, from the coding sequence ATGATTGATTATATGACAGCTGGTGAATCTCATGGCCCACAATTAACAGGAATTTTGACTGGCATACCTGCTGGTTTATCGATAGATGTTGATCAGATTAATGCTGGTCTAGAAGAACGACAAGGTGGTTTTGGGCGCGGCAATCGCCAACAAATTGAACACGATATGGTGACGATTACTGGCGGATTGCGCCATGGGGTCACGCTAGGGTCACCGTTGGCCTTAGTCATCCAGAATCGTGATCACGCCCATTGGCACGAAATTATGAATCCGATTAGTCCAGCGACTAATGATAATACGTTGCGGCGAGTAACCCGACCACGACCAGGGCATGCGGACTTGGTCGGCGGGATGAAATATGGTCATCGTGATTTGCGCAACGTGTTGGAGCGATCATCCGCGCGCGAAACGGCGATGCGGGTTGCTATTGGTCAAATTTGTAAACAGCTACTAGGTCAATTAGGCATTGAACTCGTCGGCTATGTTCAACAAATTGGGCCAATTATGACAACTAGCCAGTCCTTATCGGTTGCCGAATTAACAAAGCAGATTAAGAAAAATGATTTACGGTTGGTCGATCAAACTAAGGTTGCGGCCAGTCATGACTTGATTACAGCGACTAAAAAAGCTGGTGATACGTTAGGTGGTGTGATTCGGGTGGTCGCAACGAATGTGCCAGCTGGATTAGGGAGTTATGCAACTTGGAATACAAAGTTAGATGGTCAATTAGCGGCGGCGGTCATGGGCGTCAATGCAATCAAGGGCGTTGAAATTGGTGATGGCTTTATAGCCGCTGACCAGTATGGTAGTCAAGTCATGGATGCCATTGACTGGCAGGCTGATACCGGCTGGTCACGGTTGACGAACCATCTTGGCGGTTTTGAAGGTGGCATGACTAATGGGATGCCGATTGTTATTAAGGCGGCCATGAAACCAATCCCAACGTTATATCGACCACTGCAAAGTGTAGATATTCAAACCAAAGTGGTTAAAAAAGCGAGTGTAGAACGTTCCGATACGACGGCCATCGTGCCAGCCGCCGTGGTTGTTGAAAGTGTCGTCGCCATTGAATTAGTGCGGGTGTTAACAGCCACTTTTGATGGTAGTAACTTAACGCGGTTACAGCAGATGCTCCAAAACTATCGGGCTGAATTGCAGGCCTATTAG